The sequence CACGATCGCCATCGCCGTGCTCCGCTCCCTGGCCGTGCGGAGGAAGCTCCACGGCACGGCGTCCGCGTAGCGGGCGGCGGTCGTGACGAACAGCCACAGGTCGGCGGCGGCCAGCAGCTGGGTGGCCAGCTCGCGGTTGGCGGCGACCACCGAGTCGACGTCGGGGGCGTCGAGGAGGCCCATCCCCGGCGGCACGGCCCGGGTGGGCACGACGTGCAGCCCGCCGGCGGCGGCGGCCGACCCGCCCGTCGTGCGGGGCAGGCCGGGCAGCACGTGGTCGCCGGCGAACCAGGCCTGGTCGTCGGGGTGGCAGACGAGCACCGGGCTGCGGGTGGTCGGCCGCAGCACCCCGGCCGCCGACACCGGCTCGCCGACCAGGCTGTTCACCAGCGTGGACTTGCCCGCGCCCGTCGAGCCGCCCACGACCACGAGCATCGGCGCGTCGAGCCGGAGGAGCCGGGGCAGGAGGTAGTCGTCGACCTGGCCGACGAGCTCGTCCCTCGCCTGCCGGGCCTCGGCCGCCCCGGCCACGTCCAGGCCGAGGGCCACGCCGCCCAGCTCGTCCCGCAGGCGGGCGATGGCGTCGGGCAGCGCGGTCACGGGGCGCCAGTCTTCCCGTTCCCGGGCGTTCAGCCCCTCCCCCGCGCGTCGAGCCACGACGCCACGGCGAGCACGAGGTACAGGGCGGCCAGCCCGCCGGCGACGAAGCGGTGGTCGGTGTCGGCCAGCGGGGTGAGCGCCGCGCAGACGAGCGCGGCGAGGAGGAAGAACGCGGCCCGGCGGTCCATCACGACAGCGCCGCCACCGCGCCGTAGACGACCGTGGCGATCAGCCAGGCGCCGGGGATCGTCAGCACCCACGCCCACACCACCCGCCCGGCGACCCCCCACCGCACGGCGGACAGGCGGCGGGTGGCGCCCACCCCGACGATGGCGCCGGTGATCGTGTGCGTGGTCGACACCGGGATGCCGGCGCCGGACGTGAAGAACAGCGTGGCGGCGGCGGCCGACTCGGCGGCCACCCCGCCGACCGGCTGGAGCTTGGTGATCCGCGAGCCCATCGTCTTCACGATCCGCCACCCGCCCGACAGGGTGCCGAGGCCGATGGCGAGGTGGGCCGACAGCACGACCCACAGCGGCACGTCCGCGTCGGTCGGCAGGTGCCCCGCGGTGATGAGCACGGCGAGGATGATGCCCATCGTCTTCTGGGCGTCGTTGCCGCCGTGGCCGAGGCTGAACGCCGCCGCCGAGAGGAGCTGGCCGCGACGGAAGACCCGGTTGAGGCGGTCGACGTTCCGGTACCGGTGCACCGCCCACATCAGGCCGACGGTCAGCACCAGCCCGAGCGCCAGCCCGGCGAGGGGCGACAGCACGATGAACACGCCGATCGTCCGCAGGCCCTCGCCCACGAGCACGTGGAAG comes from Acidimicrobiales bacterium and encodes:
- a CDS encoding inorganic phosphate transporter gives rise to the protein MDDLAVVVVVAIALAFDYVNGFHDAANSIATVVSTRVLSPRTAVAWAAFFNFVAFLVFGTHVAATIAKGVVDPGVLSIGVVFAGLIGAIGWNLITFYLGLPTSSSHALVGGIAGAAVAKGGFHVLVGEGLRTIGVFIVLSPLAGLALGLVLTVGLMWAVHRYRNVDRLNRVFRRGQLLSAAAFSLGHGGNDAQKTMGIILAVLITAGHLPTDADVPLWVVLSAHLAIGLGTLSGGWRIVKTMGSRITKLQPVGGVAAESAAAATLFFTSGAGIPVSTTHTITGAIVGVGATRRLSAVRWGVAGRVVWAWVLTIPGAWLIATVVYGAVAALS